A single genomic interval of Rhododendron vialii isolate Sample 1 chromosome 3a, ASM3025357v1 harbors:
- the LOC131320886 gene encoding protein PAT1 homolog 1-like: MLPSPENALFDASQYSFFGQDAMEEVELGGMEDEENEIPVTGYGDDEYRLFDREEGSVTGSLSDIDDLTSTFAKLNRVVTGPRHPGVIGDRGSGSISRESSSVTEWAPEADFHDWLDQHTFDTESFQEGKRWSSQPHNSSLHLSETKPLYRTSSYPLQPHQQQHFSSESSTQEGKRWSSQPQNPLYRTSSYPHQQQQLQHYSSEPLLVPKSAYTSFPPPGGRSQQASPRNHSTHLNVSSVIGGHQLPLSAPNLSPLSSSNLHLGGLHHGLHYGGNMAQLNPSGLAINSQTQNQWANHAGLFHGDQSNLINNILRQQIPHQKGLLSPQLIPTQQQLLQQQRMHVQPSLAHFSAMQSHLFSGLPSLPSHLGKYSVDTRDQRVKSSQRSRHNMRSSQHGSDNTITQKTDNSCPQFRSKYMTAEEIENILRMQHAATHGNDPYVDDYYHQARLAKKATESGSKHRFCPINPKELPSRSRNSSESSHPHLHVDAHGRVSFSCIRRPSPLLEVDPPSSAFGNGTEQVSDKPLEEEPMLAARITIEDALCLLLDVDDIDRLLKFSQPQDGGANLRRKRQMLLEGLATSLQLVDPLGKSGNPVGLGPKDDIVFLRLVSLPKGRKLLSRYLKLLFPGGELARIVCMAIFRHLRFLFGGLPSDSGATETITHLAKTVSACVNGMDLNALSACLAAVVCSSEQPPLRPLGSNAGDGASVILKSVLERATQLLTDPRAATSCTVPNPALWQASFDAFFDLLTKYCVSKYDSIVQSLYAQNQPSTEIVSSDTAKSISKEMPVELLRASLPHTDELQRKLLIDFADQSLPVSGFNALGGSSDRVTPESVKG, encoded by the exons GGATCAGTTACTGGATCGTTATCTGATATAGATGATCTTACAAGTACATTTGCAAAG TTGAACAGAGTAGTTACTGGACCAAGACATCCTGGGGTAATTGGCGATCGAGGATCTGGATCAATTTCAAGGGAAA GTTCATCTGTCACCGAATGGGCACCGGAGGCAGATTTCCATGACTGGCTAGATCAGCATACGTTTGACACAGAAAGTTTCCAGGAAGGCAAGAGATGGTCATCACAACCGCATAATTCCTCATTGCATCTCTCAGAAACAAAACCCTTGTATAGGACGTCATCATATCCTCTGCAGCCACATCAGCAACAACACTTTTCAAGTGAAAGTTCCACCCAGGAAGGAAAGAGATGGTCGTCACAGCCTCAGAATCCCTTGTACAGAACGTCGTCATATCCTCATCAGCAACAACAGCTTCAACACTATTCTAGTGAACctcttttggtacccaaatcggCGTACACTTCTTTCCCTCCACCAGGTGGCAGATCTCAGCAGGCTTCACCCCGAAACCACTCCACTCACCTGAATGTTTCATCTGTTATTGGTGGTCATCAGTTACCCCTTTCTGCCCCAAACCTTTCTCCTTTATCAAGCTCGAATCTTCATTTAGGTGGATTACATCATGGGTTGCATTACGGTGGAAATATGGCTCAGTTAAACCCTTCTGGTCTTGCTATTAATAGCCAAACACAAAACCAATGGGCCAATCACGCTGGCCTATTTCATGGGGACCAATCTAACCTCATAAACAATATTTTGCGACAGCAAATCCCTCACCAGAAAGGGTTGTTGTCCCCGCAGTTAATACCAACACAGCAGCAGCTACTGCAACAGCAGAGAATGCATGTTCAACCATCTTTAGCCCATTTCTCAGCAATGCAATCCCATTTATTTAGTGGACTTCCTTCTTTGCCCTCACATTTGGGTAAATACAGTGTGGATACGAGAGACCAAAGAGTTAAATCATCACAAAGAAGTAGACACAACATGCGTTCTTCTCAACACGGTTCCGATAATACTATTACCCAGAAGACTGATAACAGTTGCCCACAGTTCAGATCCAAGTACATGACTGCTGAAGAGATAGAGAATATTCTCAGAATGCAACATGCCGCAACGCATGGGAACGATCCATATGTAGATGATTATTATCACCAAGCTCGCCTTGCAAAAAAAGCTACTGAATCGGGATCTAAACACCGTTTCTGCCCTATCAACCCAAAGGAGCTTCCTTCTCGATCACGTAACAGTTCAGAATCGTCACATCCTCATCTCCATGTTGATGCACATGGTAGGGTCTCTTTCTCTTGCATAAGAAGGCCAAGTCCTCTCCTTGAAGTGGACCCTCCTTCCTCTGCTTTTGGCAATGGGACTGAGCAAGTTTCTGACAAGCCACTCGAAGAGGAACCAATGCTTGCGGCTAGAATCACCATCGAAGATGCTCTCTGTCTTCTCCTTGATGTGGATGACATTGACCGCCTCCTAAAATTTAGTCAACCACAAGATGGTGGGGCCAATCTCAGGCGTAAGCGACAGATGCTTTTAGAAGGCTTGGCTACATCGCTTCAACTTGTTGACCCACTTGGGAAAAGTGGGAACCCTGTTGGGCTGGGCCCCAAAGACGACATCGTGTTCTTACGATTAGTTTCTCTGCCAAAGGGCCGAAAGCTCCTTTCTAGGTACCTGAAACTTCTCTTCCCTGGTGGAGAGCTTGCAAGAATAGTTTGCATGGCAATATTCCGTCATTTGAGGTTTCTGTTTGGCGGTCTTCCCTCTGATTCTGGTGCGACCGAAACAATCACTCATCTTGCAAAGACAGTTTCCGCATGTGTTAATGGAATGGACCTTAATGCCCTCAGTGCTTGTCTTGCTGCGGTTGTTTGTTCATCAGAGCAACCGCCACTTCGTCCCCTTGGAAGCAATGCCGGAGATGGAGCCTCAGTTATTCTAAAATCCGTCCTGGAGAGGGCAACTCAACTTTTAACCGATCCTCGTGCTGCTACCAGTTGTACCGTACCAAATCCTGCCCTTTGGCAGGCATCGTTTGATGCCTTCTTTGATCTCCTGACCAAGTACTGCGTTAGTAAATACGATAGTATAGTACAATCGTTGTATGCACAGAATCAGCCGAGCACTGAGATTGTTAGTTCTGATACTGCAAAATCTATAAGCAAGGAAATGCCTGTTGAACTCTTACGTGCTAGTCTTCCACACACCGATGAGCTCCAGAGGAAGCTGTTAATAGATTTTGCTGATCAATCACTGCCTGTGTCTGGATTTAATGCTCTTGGAGGGAGCAGTGATCGAGTAACTCCTGAATCAGTGAAGGGTTAG